In Hallerella succinigenes, the following are encoded in one genomic region:
- a CDS encoding response regulator transcription factor: MDKKNTNITILVIEDEIAIAEGLVDLLEFQGYHVKHVADGISGLTEGLSGKYGLILLDLMLPGMDGFTVCDKIREKDKDVPIIILSAKNTDKDIIDGLKYGADDYVPKPFAVPMLLARIEAVLRRSRQSMEGDGKLAAGNLRVNFREYSGFRGTEKLSFTRKEIEILEYLWNNRDRAVPRAELLNKVWGYENAETVDTRTVDIHITKLRKKIEDDPSHPCLLVTFRGEGYQLRETPD, translated from the coding sequence GATAAGAAAAACACGAACATTACAATTCTCGTCATCGAAGACGAAATTGCAATCGCAGAAGGTCTCGTCGATCTTCTGGAATTCCAGGGTTATCACGTTAAGCATGTCGCAGATGGCATTTCGGGCCTTACCGAAGGTCTCAGCGGCAAATACGGATTGATCCTTCTCGACTTGATGCTCCCGGGCATGGACGGTTTTACTGTTTGCGACAAGATCCGTGAAAAAGACAAGGACGTCCCTATCATTATCCTTTCGGCCAAGAATACCGACAAGGATATTATTGACGGTTTGAAGTACGGCGCAGACGATTACGTTCCAAAGCCGTTTGCCGTTCCGATGCTCCTCGCCCGTATCGAAGCGGTTCTTCGCCGTTCCCGTCAGTCGATGGAAGGCGACGGCAAACTCGCTGCAGGCAATCTGCGCGTGAACTTCCGCGAATACAGCGGCTTCCGTGGCACCGAAAAGCTTTCCTTTACCCGTAAGGAAATCGAAATTCTCGAATATCTGTGGAACAATCGTGACCGCGCCGTTCCACGTGCAGAACTTTTGAATAAGGTCTGGGGTTACGAAAACGCGGAAACCGTCGATACCCGTACGGTGGACATCCACATTACCAAGCTCCGCAAGAAGATCGAAGACGACCCGTCTCATCCTTGCCTGCTCGTCACGTTCCGCGGTGAAGGATACCAGCTCAGAGAAACACCGGACTGA